DNA sequence from the Edaphobacter lichenicola genome:
TGCCTGCAGGAATCTGCAGGCAACTCGTTTGGAATGAAGGCTTTACCGGCAATACCCACGCTCTAAATCTGTGAAAATAAACGACTTATGCGCAGGTAATAGGGGGGGGACCCCCACTGGAAGGACGAGGCAATCAAGGTCGCAGTCGCCTTTACTGCATCCCCTCGCCGCCGCCCGGCCCGCCTGGAGGAGGTGGTGCCTGGCCATCGGAACCCGGTCCTCCACGCCCCTCCGGTCCGCCCTGCATCCTCATGCGGCGACGCTCACGCCCCTCGGCCTGCAGCTTGGTCCACTGATCCGGCGTCAGCACATTGCGAATCCCAAGCAGCATCTTGGCGTTCGCCTTTTCAAGCTCCGCGCGCGCCTGCGCCGTGTGGTCGATCTGCGCCAGGATCTTGTTCGTGTCCGGAGGATTCGCCGCCAGCATCGGCTCCATCAGAACCTCCTGCTTCTCGACCGCGGCTCGCAGGTCGATCAGTTGCAGCTTGCTCTGCTGCAGGATGTCGTCCATCCTCTTCTGCTGGTCCGGCGTCAGCGTCAGCTTCTGGATCAGGTCGGGATTATGCCACCAGATTCCCGGAGGTCCGATGCGGAAGCCCCCGCGCATCCCGCCTCCGCTCCATCCGCCGCGGTCCCGATCCATCCCGGCACCCGGCTGAGGTGGCGAACCCGCAGGTGGCTGCGCCGTCAAAAAACTTCCAGAGAGAGTCGCGAATAAAACAATCGAAAGTACAGGTTTCAGGCGCATGTCAGTTCGTCCCATGTCAGTTCTTCCTTTGATCTGAAGTAGAGGTGAGAGAAGTCGTGCTGTCGGTCGGATTGGCCAGCGGCTCCATCGCAGAAGGCACATCGGCCGAGACCTTCTGGTCGATATCCGAGAGCAAAGCCTCATCCGACTCCGCCGTCTGCGAAGACACCGCAGCAGCGGTCTTCGCCGCGGAACGAGCGGCAGATTGCTGGTGCAGGCTGATCGGGAAAAGGGCAGCGACGAAGACTACCGCCGCTGCTGCCCAGTAAAGTGGCTGCGAGAGCACGCTGTGTGGAGGCGCAATGGACGAACGCCGCGCATAGCTGTGAGCGAACTCCTGCCGCGAATAGGCAACCGAGGCATCGCGGAAGTGAGAGAGGGAATCGCGCAGGCTCTTCAGCTCCGCCGCGCAGATTAGGCAGGCCTGAAGATGCTGATCGACAACATCGGTCTCGCGATCAGCGCCAGCAGACGGAAGGGACGAGTCAGCGAGGAGAACGTCGCAGAGTTGCTCGTGAGTGAGGTGGAGGTTCATAGGGAGTCCTTGAGAGAGGCGTTATGGCGAGCCCGGATCGTCGCGAGAGCTCGGTAAAGATGGGTCTTGACGGTGCTGATGGGTAAACCCGTGATGCTGGCGATCTCGGAGAGCTCAAGCTCCTCGAGGAAGCGCAGCAGGAAGACGCTTCGCTGGCGCTCCGAGAGCTCTGCAACGCTCTGCCACACCAGCGTCATCTGCTCGCTGGCGATCAGGCGTGACTCGAGGGAGCTGTCGCGATGCGGAACGTAGGACGAGATGTCGGATACATCGACGGCCGTATCCGAGACCCGCTTCCAGAAGCGGAAACGGTCGGTGCGGGTGTGATCGCGAACCAGGTTCAGCGCAATCCGCATCAGCCAGGTCAGGATCGAGCAGTCGCCGCGGAAGCTGCTGCGCGCCGACCAGGCTCGAACGAAGGTGTCCTGGGTCAACGTCTGCGCCACATCGCGGTCGCGGATCGAGACCAGATGGAAGCGGAAGATCCGCTGCTCATAGGTGGCCACAATCGAGTCCATATCGTCGAGAGGCGTGGCCTGCGCCTGAGCGATGACCGTCTGCCGCGTGATGGAGAGACTATCGGAGCTGAGAGCTTGTGATGGCATTTGGGAACCGTATTCAGGCTGCTGCGGCATTGGTTTGCTGTTGAAAGAGACGCCCAAGTGGTCCCCCAAGACTACAGAATTGTGGAGATTTATTTTTTACCGGCAAAGCAAGGTATGCTGCTCATGCATGCATACGGTAAAAGCAATTTACCCCGGAACCTTCGATCCACTGACGAATGGACACCTCGATCTGATAGCCCGTGGGTCGAAGATCGTGGATGAGTTGGTCGTAGCGATCCTGCGCAACTCCGAGAAGGGGACGCCTCTGTTCACCGTTCCGGAGCGCGAAGAGATGATCACCGAAGCGACCCGCAGCTTTGGCAACGTCTCGGTAACCACCTTCAACGGTCTCCTGGTCGACTTTGCGCGGCAGCAGGGTGCCAAGGCTGTCCTCCGGGGCATCCGGGCCATCAGCGACTACGAGTATGAGTTTCAGATGGCGATGATGAACCGGAAGCTCGATCCTGAGCTCGAAACCCTCTTCATGATGCCGGCAGAAAAGTACACCTACGTCAGTTCAAGACTGATAAAAGGGGTCTTTCAGCTCGGCGGCGACGTTACGGCTCTGGTGCCTCCTCTGGTCGTCGAGCGCCTAAAGGCCAAGGTTCCGAACCGGCTCTGAGGGCCTGAGAAGACTTGCTCCTTTATCTCGCTGGCTAAATCTGCCAAACTAGAGATATGACCACAGCGACAGCGACGAAGATATTCGCAGACCGTATCGGCCGCATCGAAGTTTCCGCAACCATGGCGATCACAGCCGCAGCGCTTAAGCTCAAGTCTGAAGGCGTGAATCTCGCGGACTTTGGCGCCGGGGAGCCACATTTCTCCACTCCGCGCCATATCAAGGACGCGGCCATTGAAGCGATCGAGAAGAACTTCACCCGCTATACCAACGTGGCTGGTATTCCAGAGGTGCGCCAGGCCATCGTCGATCGGCACGCCTGCGACTTTGGCTCGAACTACACTCCCGACGAGTGCGTCTTCACCACCGGAGGCAAGCTGGCGCTGTTCAATGCGATTCAGGTTCTGGTTGACCATGGGGATGAGGTTATTCTTCCCGTTCCCTACTGGGTCTCTTTCAAGGACATCATCCAGTACGCGGGCGGCAAAGTCGTTTTGGTAGAGAGTAAAGAAGAAGAGAACTTTCGCATCACGGCGAAGATGATCGAGGCGGCGATCACCCCGAAGACCAAGGCGATCATCCTCAATACTCCGTCGAATCCTTCTGGTGCTGTGGTCGCTCCGGAAGATCTCGAAGCTATCGTCCGTCTCGCTCACAAGCATGGGATTTATGTGCTGCTCGACGAGTGCTACGTCTACCTGACGTTCACCGGTGAGGTCGTCAGTGGCGGCTCGTTTACCGATTGCAAGGAACATATCGTAGTACTGGGCTCACTCTCGAAGACGTATGCGATGACAGGCTGGCGAGCCGGCTTTGCGCTTGGCCCCAAGCCGATCATCGCGGCGATGAGCAAGCTACAGTCGCAGAGCACCTCGAACACAGCCAGCATGGTGCAGCGTGCGTCGATCGCCGCACTGACCGGATCGCAGGAGTGCGTCTCAGAGATGCGCGCCGACTACATCAAGCTGCGCGATCAGACTCTGGCAGGCTTCAAAACCATCCCGGGTCTGACCTGCACGGTGCCGCAGGGAGCCTTCTATGTGTATCCGAATGTGAGCAAGTTCATTGGTAAGGGCGGTATCAAGTCGGCGTCAGACCTGGCGGCGAAGCTGCTGAGTGAGGCGCATGTCGTCGTCGTTCCCGGTGAGGCCTTCGGGACTTCAGAGCATATCCGGCTCTCCTATGCGGTATCGCACGATGTCGTGGATGAAGGCGTAAAGCGAATACGGGATTACTTCGCAACGTTGAGTTAGTTGTTGATCTTGCGTCTGGACCGCACTGCTTTACGGTGCGGTCTCTTCACTAAGACGGAGGCTTATGCCCATTGAAGGTAGTAAGACGGAGCAGAGGTTCGCTCCGGTGATTCTTGCAGGCGGCAGCGGAACACGGTTCTGGCCTCGAAGCCGAAAGGCGCGAGCGAAGCAGGTGCTGGCTCTGGATGGAGAGCGGACCATGATTCAGCAGACGGTTGAGCGTCTGACTCCGCTGGTTGACCCTGCCGAAGTGTGGGTGATTACGAATAGCCTCCTTGATGACCTTATCGCCGAGCAGCTTCCTGAAGTACCTCGCGAGCATATCCTGAGCGAACCTGCGGCGAGAAATACTGCGCCTGCGTGTGCGCTTGCTGCTTTCCTGCTGGAGCCGAGCTCTCCAGAGACAGTGATTGGCATCTTTCCGTCGGATCATGTGGTGAAGAATGGGGCGCGATTCGCGGAGGTGATTCGCGCTGGCGTTGCGCTGGCTGCGAGTGGGGAGAAGATCGTCGTTCTGGGAGTTCCTCCTACGCGGGCTGAGACCGGTTATGGCTACATCGAGTTGGGGGAGACTGTAGATCCTGCGCAGGGTCCTCATTCCGGAGTTGCAGTTCGTCGCGTCAAGCGGTTTACGGAGAAGCCAAACGCTGAGGTTGCGGAGCAGTTCGTTGCGTCGGGCAACTACGCCTGGAACGGCGGGATCTTCCTCTGGAGTGCGCGAACTCTGGCGAATGCGATTCGCGAGCACTGTCCTGCGATGGCTCCGTTGCTGGAGAAGATAGCTGTTGCTCATCGCGTTTCGAAGGAGGAGTTTGAGCGCGTGTTCGCGGAGGTTTATCCGCAGTGCGAGAACATCAGCATCGACTATGCGGTGCTTGAGCCGCGCTCGGCCAAGGGCGAAGCGGGCGCTGAGATCTACAGTCTTCCTGGCGACTTTGAGTGGAACGATCTGGGCTGCTGGTCTGCGTTGCATGAGCATGCAGCTGGTTGTCCGCCGGAGAGCGTCTCGCTGACGAATGTGTTTGAGGGCGAAGATCCGCTTTGCATCTCGATCGACTCGAGCGGGAACTACATTCATGCGCCGGGAAAGGTCATCGCTCTGGTTGGCGTGACGAATCTGGTTGTGGTTCAGACCAAGGATGCTCTGCTGATTACGACTCGCGAACGCTCGCAGGATGTGGGCAAAGTTGTCGCTCAACTGAAGAGTGCTGGGCGAGAAGACCTGATCTGAAGTTCGTTTCTTCGTTCACCTTTCGTCTTCATTTTCTTCTTGTCTTCCTTTCTTTTCGCTGTTGCGGTTGCTGCATCAATCCATTCAGGAAAAATCGAAGAAACTATGGCAGAGACAGTTGTAAAGTTTGGCACGGACGG
Encoded proteins:
- a CDS encoding pyridoxal phosphate-dependent aminotransferase, with product MTTATATKIFADRIGRIEVSATMAITAAALKLKSEGVNLADFGAGEPHFSTPRHIKDAAIEAIEKNFTRYTNVAGIPEVRQAIVDRHACDFGSNYTPDECVFTTGGKLALFNAIQVLVDHGDEVILPVPYWVSFKDIIQYAGGKVVLVESKEEENFRITAKMIEAAITPKTKAIILNTPSNPSGAVVAPEDLEAIVRLAHKHGIYVLLDECYVYLTFTGEVVSGGSFTDCKEHIVVLGSLSKTYAMTGWRAGFALGPKPIIAAMSKLQSQSTSNTASMVQRASIAALTGSQECVSEMRADYIKLRDQTLAGFKTIPGLTCTVPQGAFYVYPNVSKFIGKGGIKSASDLAAKLLSEAHVVVVPGEAFGTSEHIRLSYAVSHDVVDEGVKRIRDYFATLS
- a CDS encoding Spy/CpxP family protein refolding chaperone codes for the protein MGRTDMRLKPVLSIVLFATLSGSFLTAQPPAGSPPQPGAGMDRDRGGWSGGGMRGGFRIGPPGIWWHNPDLIQKLTLTPDQQKRMDDILQQSKLQLIDLRAAVEKQEVLMEPMLAANPPDTNKILAQIDHTAQARAELEKANAKMLLGIRNVLTPDQWTKLQAEGRERRRMRMQGGPEGRGGPGSDGQAPPPPGGPGGGEGMQ
- the coaD gene encoding pantetheine-phosphate adenylyltransferase; translation: MHTVKAIYPGTFDPLTNGHLDLIARGSKIVDELVVAILRNSEKGTPLFTVPEREEMITEATRSFGNVSVTTFNGLLVDFARQQGAKAVLRGIRAISDYEYEFQMAMMNRKLDPELETLFMMPAEKYTYVSSRLIKGVFQLGGDVTALVPPLVVERLKAKVPNRL
- a CDS encoding RNA polymerase sigma factor, which gives rise to MPSQALSSDSLSITRQTVIAQAQATPLDDMDSIVATYEQRIFRFHLVSIRDRDVAQTLTQDTFVRAWSARSSFRGDCSILTWLMRIALNLVRDHTRTDRFRFWKRVSDTAVDVSDISSYVPHRDSSLESRLIASEQMTLVWQSVAELSERQRSVFLLRFLEELELSEIASITGLPISTVKTHLYRALATIRARHNASLKDSL
- a CDS encoding mannose-1-phosphate guanylyltransferase, which produces MPIEGSKTEQRFAPVILAGGSGTRFWPRSRKARAKQVLALDGERTMIQQTVERLTPLVDPAEVWVITNSLLDDLIAEQLPEVPREHILSEPAARNTAPACALAAFLLEPSSPETVIGIFPSDHVVKNGARFAEVIRAGVALAASGEKIVVLGVPPTRAETGYGYIELGETVDPAQGPHSGVAVRRVKRFTEKPNAEVAEQFVASGNYAWNGGIFLWSARTLANAIREHCPAMAPLLEKIAVAHRVSKEEFERVFAEVYPQCENISIDYAVLEPRSAKGEAGAEIYSLPGDFEWNDLGCWSALHEHAAGCPPESVSLTNVFEGEDPLCISIDSSGNYIHAPGKVIALVGVTNLVVVQTKDALLITTRERSQDVGKVVAQLKSAGREDLI